The genomic segment TTGTGGCGATTGCGGTTGGGTTTCTGTGCTTGAGGGTGTACACGCACCGAGCGCAATACATGCCAGTGTGCCTAGACAGGCGATTATGGTTTTTTTCATTGCATTGCCTCCTTAGGCCTTAATGGGTTTGGGCTATGTCGACCAGGCCCCGATAAACCAGCTTGGCGACCTCTTCCGCGCCCTCGGGTTGGAAATGAGTGTTGTCGTCTTGACCGTCCGGGTAGGCGGGAAATTCTCCGGCCGGGAGGTTCATAAAATAGTTTGCACTGGTGTAGTCTTTACCTTTATCGGTAAAAAAGGCTTTGGAGCGCGCTAGAAGATCTATCCAGGGTGTGCCGGTTTCCAGGGCGATCTCTTTTACCGCGATGGTATATTCCCCGTGGTTATTTATCAGTTTTCCATCTTCCCAGGGGTAGTTGCGGGCGACTGGTGTCATCAAAATAGGGTAGGCGCCACGCTCGCGGGTTTGGGCAATAAACAGGCGCAGATATTCGCGGTAGCCCTCTGGGGTGACGTAGCGCTCGGTTTTTTCCACTGCCGCGTCGTTGTGACCGAATTGAATCAACACAAGGTCGCCTGGGTTCAAGTCGCGATAAACTCGACGCCAGCGGCCCTCTTCAAAAAACGTGCGAGTGCTTCGGCCACCGCGAGCGCGGTTGATAACCTGGACCTTTTCGGCATCGATTAACGGTGCTAATGCTTTTAGATTTTCACCGTTTACCAGCGGCTCAAGTTTTTGCGCCCAGCCGGTAACCGGGTGTCTATTTTCCCAATAGTCATCATTTAGTGTGTGATCCGCTGCGGTAGAGTCCGATGCGATGTAGATGTGGGTAATCTGACTTGTGTTCTCGGCCCAAGCGCTAAAAGTTACCGAGACCAATAAAAAAATGGCTGTGGTTTTTATTTTATTTAAGTTCATCTTAACTTGCCGATAGTTATGGTTTTTTACAGACGAAAAAAAACCCTGCTGGGCAGGGTTTTTTTTAAAAGCTAACTTTCGTTAGCTGGGCGGCCGATGGTGGCCAGTATGCCACCATCGACATAGACTATCTGCCCCGTGACAAAGTCCGATGCCCTGGACGATAAAAACACCGTGGCGCCCTGCAGGTCCTCCGGGTCGCCCCAGCGCCCGGCCGGGGTGCGGCTGATAATAAACTCATTCATGGGGTTGCCTTCCACGCGGATGGGCGCGGTTTGGCTGGTGGCAAAATAGCCGGGGCCAATGCCGTTCACCTGAACATTGTGTTTCGCCCATTCGGTGGCCATATTGCGGGTCAGCATTTTAAGGCCACCCTTCGCGGCGGCGTAGGCGCCGACCGAGCTGCGGCCCAGCTCGCTCATCATTGAACAGATGTTAATGACCTTACCGCCGCCGCGTTTGATCATGCTGGCGACTACGGGTTTGGTCATCACAAACACGCCGGTAAGGTCGGTTTTAATCACGTTCTCCCACTCGGCCAGCTCCATTTCCAACATGGGGGTGCGACGGATAATGCCGGCGTTGTTCACCAGGATATCAATGGGGCCGACTTCGCTTTCGATTTTGGCGACTGCGTCGGCGACCTGGTTCTCGTCGGTCACGTTAAACAGATAGCCGTGAGCGGTAATGCCGGCGTCGCGGTACTCTTTGAGTGCGGCGTCCACTTTCTCCTGCGAAGAGTGGCCGTTAATTACCACGGTGGCGCCGGCTTTGCCGAGGCCCATGGCCATAGCCATGCCCAGGCCGTGAGTGGCGCCGGTAACCAGCGCTACTTTGCCTGCAAGGTTAAATAATTCGGTAGACATATTGGATCCTTAAACGTCGTATTACTTCAGAGTATGAGGCTTGTGAAAGTCCATGTCGGTGTAGTCGAGGTTTTCACCGGCCATACCCCAAATAAAGGTGTAGTTGGCGGTGCCCACGCCCGAGTGCATGGACCAGGGTGGCGAGACAATAGCCTGCTCGTTACCCACCCAGATATGACGAGTCTCCTCGGCGGGGCCCATAAAGTGACACACGGCCTGCTCTTCGGGAATGTTGAAGTAGAAGTAGGCTTCCATACGGCGGCTGTGGGTGTGTACCGGCATGGTGTTCCAGATGCTACCGGGCTGCAATTCGGTCATGCCCATCTGCAGTTGGCAGGTGTCGACGACCCCGTTGATCAACAGCTGGTTAATGCGGCGCTCGTTACACGTTTCGCTAGAGCCCAGCTCCAGTACCTTGGCATCAGACATGCCGACTTTTTTGTGCGGATAGGCGTGGTGCGCCGGCGCCGAGTTCATATAGAACTTGGCGGGTTGGTCCGGGTTGTCGCTGGAAAAAATCACTTCTTTAGCGCCGCGGCCGATGTACAGTGCCTCTTTGGTGTTTAGCTCAAAGCGCTCACCATCGACCGTGATCGCACCCTTGCCGCCCACGTTAATGGCACCCAGCTCGCGGCGCTCGAGAAAGTGATCGGCTTTTTGCTGATAGACGGGCTCAAGTGGCACGGTGGCATTTACCGGCATGACTCCACCCACCATAATTCTTTCATAGTGGGTGTAGGTAAACAGCACTTCGTCGGCGGCAAAAATTTTCTCAATCAGAAAATGCTTGCGCAGCTTGTCGGTGTCATAGTGCTTGTAGTCGTCTTTATGAACAGCAAAACGCTCTTCAATGATTTTCATGGTATCTCCTAATCACGGTTTGCGAGCCTTCGGGGTTTTCCCTCTATTGGCTCAGCATGCGGTGCATTTCAATGCCGGCGAGAATAAACGGCCCGGTCCCTTTCGGATCATTCTCGTACACCGGCTCGCTCATATAGTAATCATAACTGCCGTCGCGGCCGAATCCGAGGCCCGCTACATAACAAATATTGGTAAGGCTGATGGTGTCATCGGCGTTTACGGTAATAAACTCGCGGATTAAGCCGTCGTAAGCTTTTCGTGCGGTATCTTTATATTCATCACCGATATAGCCATTGCGAATCGCTTTGGCGTAAAAATAGGTGAACATGGAGCTGGCGCTGGATTCACGATAGTTACCGGTGGCTTCGGGCATGTTCATAATTTGCCACCAGGTACCGGTTTGCGGATCTTGATACTTTTTCAGATCGGCCGCCATTTCGGTGATCATGTTCAGCAGCACTTGGCGAGACTCGGTGTCTTCGGCGGGAATATAATCAAGCACATCTACTACCGCCATGGCCAGCCAGCCCATACCTCGACCCCAGAAGTAACCAGACAGTCCGGTTTCTTTATCGGCCCAATCCTGTTGTTTTTCTTCATCCCAGGCGTGGTAGTACAGGCCGGTTTCGGCGTCGCGTAGGTATTTGTGGGTCAGCTCGAATTCTTTAACCACCTCGTGGATGCTGGCGCCGTCTTCAAACAGCTGCGAGTAATGAGCGAGAAAGGGCATGCCCATATAAACGCCGTCCAACCACACTTGGCTGGTGTACTTTTGCTTGTGCCAGAAAGCGCCTTCGCTGGTTTTCGGATGCGACTCTAACTGCTCGCGCAAAGTGGTGGCGGCAATTTTGTATTTTTCTTTGCCGGTATCTTCAAACAGACGTAGCAAGTTACGGCCAGGGGCGATCGAGTCAATGTTGTAATTGGATAATTTGTAACGCCCAATTTCGCCTTTGTCGTTGATAAAACTGCCGGTCACTTTGGGCATAACTTGCGCATACTTTTCGGCAGGCGCTTCTTTATTGAGTTCGTCGTAGGCCATTGGCAGTAGGCCGACTATGTCATATTCAAACTTAGGATCACGCTCGCGGTTAACGTCCCAGCCGTCGTAGTGATAACTGAGCGCTTTGCGTTCTAGCTCTGAGTCGGCTAGCCGCTTACTCCACTCCAGTGCTTGTTCGCCCGTTACTGGGTAAGATTTTTCGGCTTCACTGTGGGCGGTAGTGACCT from the Gilvimarinus sp. DA14 genome contains:
- a CDS encoding rhamnogalacturonan acetylesterase, with translation MNLNKIKTTAIFLLVSVTFSAWAENTSQITHIYIASDSTAADHTLNDDYWENRHPVTGWAQKLEPLVNGENLKALAPLIDAEKVQVINRARGGRSTRTFFEEGRWRRVYRDLNPGDLVLIQFGHNDAAVEKTERYVTPEGYREYLRLFIAQTRERGAYPILMTPVARNYPWEDGKLINNHGEYTIAVKEIALETGTPWIDLLARSKAFFTDKGKDYTSANYFMNLPAGEFPAYPDGQDDNTHFQPEGAEEVAKLVYRGLVDIAQTH
- the kduI gene encoding 5-dehydro-4-deoxy-D-glucuronate isomerase, translating into MKIIEERFAVHKDDYKHYDTDKLRKHFLIEKIFAADEVLFTYTHYERIMVGGVMPVNATVPLEPVYQQKADHFLERRELGAINVGGKGAITVDGERFELNTKEALYIGRGAKEVIFSSDNPDQPAKFYMNSAPAHHAYPHKKVGMSDAKVLELGSSETCNERRINQLLINGVVDTCQLQMGMTELQPGSIWNTMPVHTHSRRMEAYFYFNIPEEQAVCHFMGPAEETRHIWVGNEQAIVSPPWSMHSGVGTANYTFIWGMAGENLDYTDMDFHKPHTLK
- a CDS encoding gluconate 5-dehydrogenase; the encoded protein is MSTELFNLAGKVALVTGATHGLGMAMAMGLGKAGATVVINGHSSQEKVDAALKEYRDAGITAHGYLFNVTDENQVADAVAKIESEVGPIDILVNNAGIIRRTPMLEMELAEWENVIKTDLTGVFVMTKPVVASMIKRGGGKVINICSMMSELGRSSVGAYAAAKGGLKMLTRNMATEWAKHNVQVNGIGPGYFATSQTAPIRVEGNPMNEFIISRTPAGRWGDPEDLQGATVFLSSRASDFVTGQIVYVDGGILATIGRPANES